A genomic segment from Colletotrichum higginsianum IMI 349063 chromosome 5, whole genome shotgun sequence encodes:
- a CDS encoding Arrestin — MGEARSAAAKLIGMPTKEDMTILIDHHYTSKVYTCGSTVSGILKIVPRCDVRFDLVRINLLGSAGIHREHIYVTTHRTHLFLRLDMPVPESTYPTPRVYRAGTTYTIPFKFTVPHNLPENSCRHPVESDSIRSRHLHLPSSLRGWDKDDLSPEMTIVKYFVRARALELIGGEGKRIPVVKMEAEHALKLLTASPEDPPMIIARHNAHFALEEARTLRGNILSGSSGRITARSSQPEAIRLNADGHGARGSSVHIEFIFKPSTAEALPPEVTVNSAKIMAHTWGSPQPIRDLPEMGSGVEPFVLSTRVVMNSVSTASWTTHVDPADRETAGKSHRHDSPVTHKTSMKISFRLPTLTHVFPPTFYSCLLSRTYCLTIGLSAGGRRLRLILPVQVAMEPQAEHTETSPDDELPTWQEACGSIARGCYADAVV, encoded by the coding sequence ATGGGAGAAGCCAGGTCGGCGGCTGCCAAGCTCATCGGCATGCCGACCAAGGAAGACATGACCATCCTCATCGACCACCACTACACGTCCAAGGTCTACACCTGCGGCTCCACCGTTTCCGGAATCCTGAAGATCGTTCCGCGATGCGATGTGCGATTCGACCTTGTCCGTATCAACTTGCTGGGGAGCGCAGGCATCCATCGAGAACACATCTATGTCACCACCCACAGGACGCATCTCTTCTTACGACTCGACATGCCGGTACCCGAGTCCACATATCCAACGCCGAGAGTGTACAGGGCGGGTACAACTTACACGATTCCCTTTAAATTCACCGTGCCTCACAATCTTCCGGAAAACTCGTGTCGTCACCCAGTCGAGTCGGATAGTATACGAAGCCGCCATCTCCACCTGCCGTCCAGCTTGAGGGGCTGGGATAAAGACGACTTGTCTCCCGAGATGACGATTGTAAAGTACTTTGTCAGGGCCCGGGCACTCGAACTGATTGGAGGCGAGGGAAAGAGGATCCCCgtggtgaagatggaggcAGAACATGCTCTCAAGCTCCTCACGGCGTCACCCGAGGACCCCCCGATGATCATCGCCAGGCACAACGCCCATTTTGCGCTCGAAGAAGCGAGGACCTTGCGGGGGAACATACTCTCAGGTTCCTCTGGCCGAATTACCGCCAGGTCCTCGCAGCCGGAAGCTATACGGCTCAATGCGGACGGACACGGGGCCCGGGGATCGTCCGTCCACATCGAGTTCATCTTCAAGCCGTCAACTGCAGAAGCGCTGCCCCCGGAAGTCACAGTGAACTCCGCCAAGATAATGGCACACACCTGGGGCTCGCCGCAGCCGATTCGGGACCTGCCAGAGATGGGGAGTGGCGTTGAGCCCTTCGTCCTGTCAACCCGGGTTGTCATGAACTCTGTCTCGACTGCATCTTGGACAACACACGTCGACCCTGCTGACCGAGAGACGGCCGGGAAGAGCCACAGACATGACTCTCCCGTCACGCACAAGACCTCGATGAAGATCAGCTTCAGGTTGCCGACCTTGACCCACGTCTTCCCGCCGACGTTCTACTCTTGTCTTCTCTCCCGGACATACTGTCTCACGATAGGCTTGAGTGCGGGTGGCCGCCGACTGAGGCTGATACTGCCGGTCCAGGTTGCCATGGAGCCACAAGCTGAGCACACGGAAACGTCGCCGGACGATGAACTACCCACTTGGCAGGAAGCTTGCGGATCGATCGCGCGGGGGTGTTACGCAGACGCCGTTGTTTAG
- a CDS encoding Major facilitator superfamily transporter has product MADIDNKQPTELTRTETVVSGSDKRPASITPDATPTGTQSPDNAPNKEQQQQHQLKTGADAALDLLAETGPLDGAVDPELNRRLKRRIDTHIMPLICAVYFLQYIDKTSISYASVTGIQQSTGLHGNQFNWVASIFFFGQLAFEFPTVRLLQMFPLAKYTSVNVTLWGVVLACLAACKNYAGLLVCRFLLGVFEAAVVPAWVLFTSQWYTKQEQAFRVGIWFSVCGAAQMFGGFFAYGVAVHVGRDPDAALRGWQVIFLFLGLLTAVVGIAFWFVMPDSPASAAFLSPREKSTHLARIRDNEQGIGSQQFKWAHVKEALLDTMTWLYAFWIFAANIPNSTATSFGNILVKGMGYTSEQSLLLVTPLGAYEIVALVGLTWLAMKTRQRLYWCIAGHIPAIVGAVLMATTDRVPALIGYYTSGGIPIGWTTILGLQSSNVAGSTKKVTVACIGTIAYTVGNIISPQTFQPRDAPRYLPAKVSICIIYFLVTVDLFVMRWVLDRRNKKRDAEKAALGDAYKVEENHEFWDLTDLENKEFRYEL; this is encoded by the coding sequence ATGGCTGACATCGACAACAAACAGCCGACGGAGCTGACTCGGACAGAGACCGTCGTCTCCGGCTCCGACAAGCGCCCCGCGTCCATCACACCCGACGCAACTCCAACAGGCACGCAGTCCCCGGACAATGCTCCCAACAAggagcagcaacaacagcaccaGCTCAAGacgggcgccgacgccgccctcgacctcctcgccgagacggggcccctggacggcgccgtcgacccggAGCTCAACCGCCGGCTCAAGCGGCGCATCGACACGCACATCATGCCGCTGATCTGCGCCGTCTACTTTTTGCAGTACATCGACAAGACGTCCATCTCGTACGCCAGCGTCACGGGCATCCAGCAGTCGACGGGCCTCCACGGCAACCAGTTCAACTGGgtcgcctccatcttcttcttcggccagctcgccTTCGAGTTCCCCACCGTCCGCCTGCTCCAGATGTTCCCCCTGGCCAAGTACACCTCGGTCAACGTCACCCTCTGGGGCGTCGTGCTGGCCTGCCTCGCCGCCTGCAAGAACtacgccggcctcctcgtctgcCGCTTCCTCCTGGGCgtcttcgaggccgccgtcgtgccGGCCTGGGTGCTCTTCACGTCCCAGTGGTACACCAAGCAGGAGCAGGCCTTCCGCGTCGGCATCTGGTTCTCCGTCTGCGGCGCCGCCCAGATGTTCGGCGGCTTCTTCGCCtacggcgtcgccgtccacGTCGGCCGCGACCCGGACGCCGCCCTGCGCGGCTGGCAggtcatcttcctcttcctcggcctgctgacggccgtcgtcggcatcgccttcTGGTTCGTCATGCCGGACTCGCCCGCGTCGGCCGCCTTCCTCTCGCCGCGCGAGAAGTCGACGCACCTGGCGCGCATCCGCGACAACGAGCAGGGGATCGGCTCGCAGCAGTTCAAGTGGGCGCACGTCAAGGAGGCCCTGCTCGACACCATGACCTGGCTGTACGCCTTCTGGATCTTCGCCGCCAACATCCCCAACTCGACGGCCACCAGCTTCGgcaacatcctcgtcaagggcatgggcTACACGAGCGAGCAgtcgctgctgctcgtcACGCCCCTCGGCGCCTACGAgatcgtcgccctcgtcggcctgaCCTGGCTGGCCATGAAGACGAGGCAGCGCCTGTACTGGTGCATCGCCGGCCACATCccggccatcgtcggcgccgtcctgaTGGCCACCACCGACAGGGTGCCCGCCCTGATCGGCTACTACACCTCGGGCGGCATCCCCATCGGCTGGACGACGATCCTGGGCCTCCAGAGCTCCAACGTCGCCGGCTCCACCAAGAAGGTCACCGTCGCCTGCATCGGCACCATCGCCTACACCGTCGGCAACATCATCTCCCCCCAGACCTTCCAGCCCCGAGACGCGCCGAGGTACCTGCCGGCCAAGGTCTCCATCTGCATCATCTACTTCCTGGTCACGGTCGACCTGTTCGTCATGCGCTGGGTGCTGGACAGGAGGAACAAGAAGCGtgacgccgagaaggccgcgCTGGGGGACGCGTACAAGGTGGAGGAGAACCACGAGTTTTGGGACCTGACGGATCTCGAGAACAAGGAGTTTCGGTATGAACTGTGA
- a CDS encoding Homeobox and C2H2 transcription factor yields MDKETGAANGALTLGFDDYTAALELNSITSNFVDNNQLDIATFGAEQDGFPYDNPGGGRESVTDLGTLGIDSSYQDAFGFGAAMAGSSIQDINMNLTDDRQPMNGTFDEPGVFMFSEALGDGEPMGHLFNYDQDVVAQTLQPSDATTTTTTTPPKIGTRFSSKSLRVLKTWLANNNQHPYPTAEDMEMLQRQTALSRQQITNWLANTRRRTRFKVPPKRPPSPAVTSARALPINIPQGGILPEALHHLNPLERWQVSPPEHEPASVSAIAHAVSGFSSDGEDLADKSLTDSVPPARSLYGHSSASSAGTSHSSRSSANSAYSHNSRSSLRSLDPLGASAVRRRRRRAVAKRPEPQGTGTLWQTASTYQCTFCTETFKTKHNWQRHEKSLHLSLERWECAPTGPTVPDASGQLVCVFCGEADPDKRHLEKHNYQACRDRLSEDRTFYRKDHLQQHLKLVHDAKFLRWPMGDWKYESEVIRSRCGFCGWSMTTWNDRIDHLAEHFKDGKTMADWHGDWGFDDAVLKMVENSMAPYMIHMERYSPWPFTTKQGTPPNAFELIKLELEHFSAEHLTTKDRTPTSAELLYESCCVVFGCDSLSFSKRPATSTQSWLRDLLMSSEPVVQQARIRPMKDNSKSRFTYLSINGKANIFEACGLEEQLLNFVDLSKMVEARLSDEELQSEACSIVERTEAASLHPSAAFASFLIDLIKGSSHWLAAFRQRANLPPSRASSTPRSDPKAPESSDPVPMMDSQQKPASFNSTPDPTQPGNSPLTATAAAAAAAAFGPGSGIKGGDAAAPSTFFVNEDNCYRKLVRELTRFVTITTSPRNPNRRIPTDAELQHQARWISFEDDDPWNQTPADNADWLRDFKREMGILDGELSTSQG; encoded by the exons ATGGACAAGGAGACAGGGGCAGCCAATGGCGCGCTGACTCTCGGCTTTGACGACTACACCGCCGCTCTCGAACTCAATTCCATCACCTCCAACTTTGTCGACAATAACCAACTCGACATTGCGACTTTTGGGGCTGAGCAAGACGGGTTCCCTTATGACAACCCGGGTGGGGGGAGAGAGTCTGTAACCGATCTCGGCACCCTGGGCATCGACTCATCCTATCAAGATGCATTCGGCTTCGGTGCCGCCATGGCCGGATCCTCCATCCAGGATATCAACATGAACCTCACCGACGACAGGCAACCGATGAATGGGACTTTCGACGAACCGGGCGTCTTCATGTTCTCTGAAGCCCTGGGAGACGGCGAACCGATGGGTCATCTCTTCAACTACGACCAGGACGTCGTCGCGCAAACCCTGCAACCATCAGacgcaacgacgacgacgacgacgacaccgcCCAAGATCGGCACCCGGTTCTCGTCAAAGTCGCTGCGCGTGCTGAAAACCTGGCTGGCGAACAACAACCAGCACCCGTATCCCACGGCCGAGGACATGGAGATGCTGCAGCGGCAGACGGCTCTCAGCAGACAACAGATCACCAACTGGCTCGCCAACACGCGGAGGCGCACGCGGTTCAAGGTGCCGCCGAAGcgcccgccatcgccggccgtcacgtcggcgagggcccTGCCGATCAACATCCCCCAAGGCGGCATCCTCCCCGAGGCCCTGCACCACTTGAACCCGCTTGAGCGTTGGCAAGTCTCGCCCCCCGAACACGAGCCCGCGTCCGTCTCCGCCATCGCCCACGCCGTCTCGGGCTTCTCGTCGGACGGCGAAGACCTGGCCGACAAGTCCCTGACCGACAGCGTCCCCCCCGCAAGGTCGTTGTACGGCCActcgtcggcgagcagcgCAGGCACGTCGCACTCCAGCAGAAGCTCCGCCAACTCGGCATACTCGCACAACTCCCGCTCCTCGCTGAGGTCGCTCGACCCCTTGGGGGCGTCGGCCGTccggagacgacggcgcagaGCCGTGGCCAAGCGCCCCGAGCCGCAGGGCACCGGCACGCTCTGGCAGACGGCGAGCACTTACCAGTGCACCTTTTGCACCGAGACGTTCAAGACGAAGCACAACTGGCAGCGCCACGAGAAGTCTCTGCACCTGTCCCTCGAGCGATGGGAGTGCGCGCCGACCGGGCCCACGGTCCCCGACGCCAGCGGGCAGCTGGTGTGCGTCTTTTGCGGCGAAGCGGACCCGGACAAGAGGCACCTCGAGAAGCACAACTACCAGGCGTGCCGAGACCGCCTCTCGGAGGACCGGACGTTCTACAGAAAGGACCACCTCCAGCAGCACCTGAAACTCGTGCACGACGCCAAGTTCCTGAGGTGGCCCATGGGGGACTGGAAGTACGAGAGCGAGGTGATCCGATCCCGGTGCGGCTTCTGCGGCTGGTCGATGACGACCTGGAACGACCGCATCGACCACCTGGCGGAGCATTTCAAGGATGGCAAGACGATGGCGGACTGGCATGGCGACTGGGGCTTCGACGATGCTGTGCTCAAGATGGTCGAGAACTCGATGGCTCCGT ACATGATTCACATGGAACGCTACTCGCCGTGGCCGTTCACGACGAAGCAGGGC ACGCCGCCCAACGCCTTTGAGCTCATcaagctcgagctcgagcacTTCTCCGCCGAGCACCTCACCACCAAGGACCGCACGCCCACCAGCGCGGAGCTGCTGTACGAGAGCTGctgcgtcgtcttcgggTGCGACTCCCTGTCCTTCTCCAAGCGGCCCGCCACCTCGACGCAGTCCTGGCTGCGCGACCTGCTCATGTCGTCCGAGCCCGTCGTGCAGCAGGCGCGCATCCGGCCCATGAAGGACAACTCCAAGTCGCGCTTCACGTACCTCAGCATCAACGGCAAGGCCAACATCTTCGAGGCGTGCGGCCTGGAGGAGCAGCTGCTCAACTTTGTCGACCTGTCCAAGATGGTGGAGGCCCGgctctcggacgaggagctgcagAGCGAGGCCTGCAGCATCGTGGAGCGCACCGAGGCCGCCTCGCTGCatccctcggcggcgtttGCGAGCTTCCTGATCGATCTCATCAAGGGCTCGAGTCACTGGCTGGCAGCCTTCCGACAACGCGccaacctccccccttccagaGCTTCCAGCACGCCGCGATCTGACCCGAAGGCTCCAGAATCGTCAGATCCAGTCCCAATGATGGACTCCCAACAAAAGCCCGCCTCCTTCAACAGCACGCCGGACCCGACGCAACCTGGCAACAGTCCTCTTACTGCcaccgctgctgccgccgccgccgccgccttcggccCAGGATCCGGCATCAAAGGGGGGGACGCGGCCGCCCCGTCCACGTTCTTCGTGAACGAGGACAACTGTTACAGAAAACTGGTCCGGGAGTTGACGCGGTTCGTGACCATCACGACCTCGCCGCGAAACCCCAACAGGCGGATCCCGACGGACGCGGAACTGCAGCACCAGGCGCGGTGGATCTCGTTTGAGGA TGACGATCCGTGGAACCAAACACCGGCCGACAACGCAGATTGGCTTCGAGATTTCAAGCGCGAGATGGGGATTCTGGATGGTGAATTAAGTACGAGCCAGGGGTGA
- a CDS encoding Hexose transporter produces the protein MAAGIEEGQRRDVARVHIDHRSREFGSQLPPISTLGVEARLMSKPFSPPSQMQGYDGAMMGGMNILPQYTEYFQLTTATRSLNIATNYVGGALSCLCWGWVTDVYSRRFGLFWSAMITVFAAILQGAAQHIAMFCVARILIGFGTTASVISGSAYLAETLPWEYRVWGLSLFDDFFYVGALVAAGVTYTSFRLDSTWAWRLPSLVQGIWGLWCVALLPWMPESPRWLMDQGRTQEALLVLAQTNANGNIRDDIVRLQFRQIYETIEYERDPMSSQEVLRNRGARKRLIITATCALFSMLTGNIFVMYNIGKMLSSAGVNNEGSQLLVNVGLNASALVFSVIGSYYTNKWGTKAVALISTAGLTIGLFMIGILTKFYGDSNYAPGIWATVFSIFVFSISYSFGWIPILFLVPAQMLYFRIRAQGMSMFSFIVCVTGIAGNFAFPAALEAIGHWLYIINGAWNMLFFAFIWWYWVEVKGKTLEEIDALFDGKKHTDTPNMRAVLDGTEDESWRRYLSDWMRLNFGGISHEGIASRFGVKTDSVDRSR, from the exons ATGGCAGCCGGTATCGAAGAAGGGCAACGTCGCGATGTTGCTCGCGTGCACATTGATCACCGCAGCCGTGAGTTTGGCTCCCAGCTCCCTCCTATTTCCACTCTTGGCGTGGAAGCCAGGCTGATGTCGAAACCCTTTTCTCCACCGTCTCAGATGCAGGGTTATGACGGCGCCATGATGGGCGGCATGAACATCCTGCCGCAGTACACCGAGTACTTCCAGCTGACGACCGCTACCCGTTCTCTCAACATCGCCACCAACTACGTCGGCGGAGCTCTTTCC TGCCTCTGCTGGGGCTGGGTGACGGATGTGTATAGCCGGCGCTTCGGGCTGTTCTGGTCGGCCATGATCACAGTGTTCGCCGCCATCCTACAGGGCGCCGCGCAGCACATCGCCATGTTCTGCGTGGCCCGGATTCTCATCGGATTCGGCACGACGGCTTCCGTCATCTCCGGCTCGGCCTATCTCGCAGAGACCTTGCCGTGGGAGTACCGCGTTTGGGGGCTGTCCCTGTTCGACGACTTCTTCTACGTGGGCGCCCTCGTAGCGGCGGGCGTCACCTACACGTCCTTCAGGCTCGACAGCACCTGGGCGTGGCGCCTGCCGAGCCTCGTACAGGGCATATGGGGACTGTGGTGCGTCGCCCTGCTGCCGTGGATGCCCGAGAGCCCGCGTTGGTTGATGGACCAGGGACGGACGCAGGAGGCGCTGCTTGTGCTGGCCCAGACGAACGCGAACGGCAACATACGCGACGACATTGTGCGGCTGCAGTTCCGGCAGATTTACGAAACGATCGAGTACGAGCGGGACCCGATGTCGAGCCAGGAGGTTCTGCGGAACCGGGGAGCGCGGAAGAGGCTCATCATCACGGCCACCTGCGCCCTCTTCTCCATGCTGACCGGGAACATCTTTGTCATGTACAACATTGGGAAAATGCTGAGCAGCGCCGGGGTGAACAATGAAGGCTCCCAGCTGCTCGTG AACGTAGGCCTCAACGCAAGCGCCCTGGTCTTTTCCGTCATCGGGAGCTACTACACGAACAAGTGGGGGACTAAAGCCGTCGCGCTCATCAGCACCGCCGGGCTGACAATCGGGCTGTTCATGATCGGCATCCTCACGAAGTTCTACGGAGACTCCAACTACGCTCCCGGGATCTGGGCCACGGTCTTTAGCATATTCGTCTTCTCGATTTCCTACTCCTTCGGCTGGATAcccatcctcttcctcgtgCCCGCCCAGATGCTCTATTTCCGGATACGGGCCCAGGGGATGAGCATGTTCAGCTTCATCGTCTGCGTCACGGGCATCGCGGGCAACTTTGCGTTcccggcggcgttggaggcCATCGGGCACTGGCTGTACATCATCAACGGCGCGTGGAACATGCTCTTTTTCGCCTTCATCTGGTGGTACTGGgtcgaggtcaagggcaAGACGCTCGAGGAGATTGACGCCCTGTTCGACGGGAAGAAGCACACGGATACCCCCAACATGCGCGCCGTGTTGGACGGGACGGAGGACGAGAGCTGGAGGCGCTACCTGAGCGATTGGATGAGGCTCAACTTTGGAGGGATATCTCACGAGGGGATCGCGTCTCGCTTCGGCGTCAAGACCGATTCGGTGGACCGGTCACGATAG
- a CDS encoding Major facilitator superfamily transporter, with translation MSREQHDGKPEPTGGDGPGSPDLAPATSNAEKDVSILPAVDDNAGLSRQDTEAIYARFKPARKRLVTAVVACGGVASTVSSLLLLAAIPEIAADLGTTGSIINISNAIYILFMGLSTLFWGPMSQVYGRKWPCIISASTFFAFCVGTALSPNLAAFFVFRMLSAFTGTAYLVLGSACISDIYKPTERGTALAWFLNGTLIGQSFGPFIGGVIVTFHSWRALFWFQSALGGLTAILAVSFLPETSHRRRADELKGLGPKATVVQVWQWANPFRVLALLLIPKLFVAGIAAASLVWNMQALLTPIRYVINPRFNLTSPLQSGLFFLAPGCGFFFGTYAGGRWADRTVRLWVKRRGRRVPEDRLRSSFVAMGAVIPICIIIYGWAIEKEKGGIPLPVICMFVQGFAQVIAFPSINAYCLDVFKGRSAEVIAGNYFFRYAIAAVGTAACLPAIESIGVGWFSTITALFVFFSTAAVYLVVIIASKEDYKAHGEQV, from the exons ATGTCCCGGGAGCAACATGACGGAAAGCCGGAGCCGACCGGTGGAGACGGTCCCGGTTCCCCGGacttggcgccggcgacgtccaACGCGGAGAAGGACGTGAGCATCCTGCCGGCAGTCGACGACAATGCGGGCCTGAGCCGCCAAGACACCGAGGCCATCTACGCCAGGTTTAAGCCGGCCCGGAAGAGGCTCGtgaccgccgtcgtcgcgtgcggcggcgtcgcctcGACCGTGTcctcgctgctgctgctggccgccatccccgagatcgccgccgacctggggacgacggggagcatcatcaacatcagCAACGCCATCTACATCCTCTTCATGGGTCTGAGCACCCTGTTCTGGGGACCGATGAGTCAAGTATACGGACGCAAGTGG CCATGcatcatctcggcctccACATTTTTTGCTTTTTGCGTAGGGACCGCCCTGTCGCCCAACCTtgccgccttcttcgtcttccgcATGCTGTCAGCCTTCACCGGGACGGCCTACCTCGTGCTCGGGTCGGCCTGCATCAGCGACATCTACAAGCCGACGGAACGGGGGACGGCCCTCGCATGGTTCCTCAACGGCACTCTGATCGGGCAGTCGTTCGGCcccttcatcggcggcgtcatcgtcaccTTCCACAGCTGGCGGGCCCTGTTCTGGTTCCAGTCggcgctcggcggcctcACGGCGATCCTCGCGGTCTCGTTCCTACCGGAGACCAGCCACCGCAGGCGAGCAGACGAGCTGAAGGGCCTCGGTCCCAAAGCAACAGTTGTGCAGGTGTGGCAGTGGGCGAATCCTTTCCGCGTTCTCGCCCTCTTGTTGATTCCGAAACTGTTCGTGGCG GGCATTGCTGCGGCATCTTTGGTCTGGAACATGCAAGCCCTGCTGACGCCCATCCGATATGTCATAAACCCCCGGTTCAACCTGACCTCACCACTCCAGTCGGGCCTATTCTTCCTCGCCCCGGGATgtggcttcttcttcggcacgTATGCGGGGGGCCGGTGGGCGGACCGCACGGTCAGGCTCTGGGTCAAGCGGAGAGGCAGACGCGTGCCCGAGGACCGCCTCCGCAGCTCCTTTGTGGCAATGGGGGCCGTCATCCCGATCTGCATCATCATCTACGGCTGGGCCAttgagaaggagaaggggggcATCCCGCTCCCTGTCATCTGCATGTTCGTCCAGGGGTTCGCCCAAGTCATCGCCTTCCCCAGCATAAACGCGTACTGCCTGGACGTCTTCAAGGGGCGTAGCGCGGAAGTGATAG CCGGCAACTATTTCTTTCGGTACGCCATCGCGGCGGTTGGGACTGCGGCCTGCTTGCCGGCCATCGAGAGTATCGGGGTGGGTTGGTTCAGCACCATCACCGCTcttttcgtcttcttctccaccGCTGCTGTATATCTTGTGGTCATCATTGCGTCGAAGGAGGACTACAAAGCACATGGCGAGCAAGTGTAA
- a CDS encoding Integral membrane protein — translation MAQVQGAIGQSLTEEEAIAIACLATAGIYNALEIYVLIFTTFQRRSGRYFWSMLVANTGILLHACGGLGRYLQPTRTPIPGVFAHVGWYCMVTGQSVVLWSRLHLVVYSRVTIRLVLAMILTSFFCIHVPQTVLFSGVWASSDPQWTERFRVFEKVSLMTFTLQETVITGIFVQAGYRNFKSLFEFKAREARVLLSYLVSMFVLVFVLDTGLVVLEYMELFVFQTTSKPIVYSIKLKVEFAVLQKLLVFTKMRSCDCHGLEDIPRGAKAMPQTNETTVATTVH, via the coding sequence ATGGCGCAGGTCCAGGGGGCCATCGGTCAGAGCCtgacggaagaggaggccatcgccatcgcctgcCTCGCAACGGCCGGCATCTACAACGCCCTCGAGATCTACGTGCTCATCTTCACGACGTTCCAGCGGCGGTCCGGGCGGTACTTCTGGAGCATGCTGGTCGCCAACACGggcatcctcctccacgcGTGCGGCGGTCTCGGCCGGTACCTGCAGCCGACCAGGACGCCGATCCCGGGCGTCTTTGCCCACGTCGGCTGGTACTGCATGGTGACGGGCCAGTCCGTCGTGCTCTGGTCGCGGCTGCACCTCGTCGTCTACAGCCGCGTCACGATCCGCCTCGTGCTGGCCATGATCCTGACGTCCTTCTTCTGCATCCACGTGCCGCAGACGGTGCTCTTCTCTGGCGTGTGGGCCAGCAGCGACCCGCAGTGGACGGAACGCTTCCGCGTCTTCGAAAAGGTCTCGCTCATGACCTTCACGCTGCAGGAGACCGTCATCACGGGCATCTTCGTCCAGGCCGGGTACCGCAACTTCAAGAGCCTGTTCGAGTTCAAGGCCAGGGAGGCGCGGGTCCTGCTGAGCTACCTCGTCAGCAtgttcgtcctcgtcttcgtcctcgacacGGGCCTCGTCGTGCTCGAGTACATGGAGCTCTTCGTCTTCCAGACGACGAGCAAGCCCATCGTCTACAGCATCAAGCTGAAGGTGGAGTTCGCGGTCCTGCAGAAGCTGCTGGTGTTTACCAAGATGCGGTCCTGCgactgccacggcctcgaggacatCCCGCGGGGGGCGAAAGCGATGCCGCAGACGAACGAAACGACGGTTGCGACCACGGTACACTGA